In Pan troglodytes isolate AG18354 chromosome 5, NHGRI_mPanTro3-v2.0_pri, whole genome shotgun sequence, the sequence AGCACCTTGTCACAAAAGGGCTCACCTTGTGCAATTAAGACAGAAAAACTGAGGCCAAATAAAACTGCACGTTCCCCTCCCAAATTAAAAAACAGTTCAATGGATGCCCCAAATCAGACTTCACAGGAATTGGTTGCTGAATCACAGTCTTCTTGTACCTCATACACAGTCCATGTGTCTGCTGCTCAGAAGAATGAGCAAGGGGCAGTGCAGTCAGCTTCTCATTTGTATCATCAACATGAACACTTTGTTCCCAAATCCAACCAACATAATCATCAGCTTCCAGGGTGTTCAGGTTTCACAGGATCACTGACAAATCTGCAAAATCAAGAGAATGCCAAACTTGAACAGGTTTATAATATAGCAGTGACATCATCTGTAGGCCTAACTTCACCTTCCAGTAGATCTCAGGTTACTCCTCAAAACCAGCAAATGGATTCTGCTTCACCTTTGTCAATAAGTCCGGCTAATTCTACACAGTCGCCCCCCATGCCAATCTATAATTCAACTCATGTTGCCTCTGTTGTTAATCAAAGCGTAGAGCAAATGTGCAATCTTCTTCTGAAAGATCAGAAgccaaaaaaacaaggaaaatatatttgtgagTATTGCAATAGAGCATGTGCAAAGCCTAGTGTGCTTTTAAAGCATATCCGCTCCCACACTGGAGAGCGACCCTATCCCTGTGTGACTTGTGGATTTTCATTTAAGACTAAAAGTAATCTGTATAAGCACAAGAAATCCCACGCACATACTATCAAACTGGGTCTTGTCTTGCAACCAGATGCTGGTGGCTTGTTCTTGTCCCACGAGTCCCCCAAAGCACTTAGTATTCATTCAGACGTAGAAGACAGTGGGGAGAGCGAGGAGGAAGGCGCCACTGATGAGAGACAGCATGACCTGGGCGCCATGGAGCTGCAGCCTGTGCACATAATAAAGAGGATGTCAAATgctgaaactttactaaaatcAAGCTTCACTCCAAGCAATCCAGAAAATGTGGTAGGTGACTTTTTGCTACAGGACAAATCTGCAGAATCACAAGCTGTGACAGAGTTACCGAAAGTTGTGGTCCACCATGTCACCGTGTCCCCCTTAAGAACTGACAGTCCAAAGGCCGTGGATCCCAAGCCTGAACTTTCTAGTGCACAAAAGCAGAAGGACCTTCAGGTGACAAACGTACAGCCACTTTCAGCCAACATGTCCCAGGGTGGAGTCTCCAGGTTGGAGACTAATGAGAATTCCCACCAGAAAGGCGACATGAATCCACTGGAAGGAAAGCAAGACTCTCACGTAGGAACAGTACACGCCCAGCTACAAAGGCAGCAGGCTACCGATTACTCCCAAGAGCAGCAAGGAAAGCTCCTGAGTCCTCGAAGTTTAGGAAGTACGGATTCTGGTTACTTTTCACGTTCTGAAAGTGCCGATCAAACAGTGAGTCCACCAACTCCCTTTGCCAGAAGGTTACCCAGCACAGAACAAGACTCTGGAAGGAGTAACGGACCCTCTGCAGCTCTTGTCACCACGTCAACACCCTCTGCTTTGCCCACAGGGGAAAAGGCATTGCTTTTACCAGGTCAGATGCGCCCACCTTTGGCCACAAAAACACTTGAGGAGCGGATATCGAAGCTTATCTCAGACAATGAAGCTTTGGTAGATGACAAGCAACTGGATAGTGTGAAGCCGCGGAGAACCTCACTGTCAAGACGAGGAAGCATTGATTCCCCCAAATCATACATATTTAAAGATTCTTTCCAGTTTGATTTAAAACCAGTGGGACGGAGAACAAGTTCAAGCTCTGATATACCGAAGTCACCTTTCACCCCTACTGAAAAATCAAAGCAAGTGTTTCTTCTGTCTGTACCTTCACTTGACTGTTTACCTATCACAAGAAGTAATTCCATGCCGACCACAGGTTATTCAGCAGTACCTGCAAATATAATACCTCCTCCTCATCCACTAAGAGGAAGTCAGTCATTTGATGACAAAATTGGCGCTTTCTATGACGATGTCTTTGTATCAGGACCTAACACTCCTGTGCCCCAGAGTGGGCATCCCCGTACACTTGTGAGACAAGCAGCCATAGAAGACTCTTCAGCAAATGAAAGTCATGTTCTTGGTACTGGACAGTCCCTGGATGAGAGCCACCAAGGATGCCATGCTGCTGGTGAAGCCATGTCAGTGCGGGGCAAGGCACTGGCACAAGGCCcacatatagaaaaaaagaagtctcaTCAAGGGCGAGGGACAATGTTTGAGTGTGAAACTTGTAGAAACAGGTATAGGAAACtggaaaattttgaaaatcataagaaattttACTGTTCTGAGTTACATGGACCAAAAACAAAGGTAGCCATGAGAGAACCTGAGCACAGCCCTGTGCCTGGCGGTCCGCAGCCGCAGATTCTACACTACAGAGTCGCTGGGTCCTCCGGCATCTGGGAACAGACGCCCCAgataagaaaaaggaggaaaataaaaagtgttgggGATGATGATGAACTTCAGCAAAATGAAAGTGGAACATCTCCAAAAAGTTCTGAAGGCCTTCAGTTTCAGAATGCTctgggctgtaatcccagtttgcCTAAACATAATGTTACCATAAGAAGTGACCAGCAGCATAAAAATATACAGTTGCAAAACTCCCATATTCACCTTGTTGCCAGGGGCCCTGAGCAGACCATGGATCCCAAGCTGTCGACCATCATGGAACAACAGATAAGTTCAGCAGCCCAGGACAAGATAGAACTGCAGAGACACGGAACTGGAATCTCTGTCATCCAGCACACCAACTCCCTGAGCAGGCCCAACTCATTTGACAAGCCTGAGCCTTTTGAAAGAGCCTCCCCAGTTTCTTTCCAGGAGCTGAATAGAACAGGGAAGTCCGGGTCTCTAAAAGTGATAGGAATCTCCCAAGAGGAAAGTCACCCTTCTCGGGACGGGTCTCATCCTCACCAGCTTGCACTATCAGACGCTCTCAGAGGAGAACTTCAGGAAAGCTCCAGAAAGAGTCCAAGTGAACGACATGTGTTAGGACAGCCCTCAAGACTTGTCCGGCAGCACAACATCCAAGTTCCAGAGATTTTGGTCACAGAAGAACCAGATCGAGACCTGGAAGCTCAATGCCATGATCAAGAAAAGTCAGAGAAGTTCAGTTGGCCCCAGCGTAGTGAAACCTTGTCAAAATTGCCAACAGAGAAACTGCCACCCAAAAAGAAAAGGCTCCGTCTGGCTGAGATAGAACATTCCTCAACAGAATCGAGCTTTGATTCCACTCTCTCCAGGAGTCTAAGTAGGGAGAGCAGTTTATCTCACACTTCAAGTTTCTCAGCCTCTTTAGACATAGAGGACGTTTCTAAAACGGAGGCTTCCCCCAAAATCGATTTTCTAAATAAAGCCGAGTTTCTTATGATTCCAGCTGGCTTGAATACGCTGAATGTTCCTGGATGTCACCGGGAAATGAGGCGTACTGCATCAGAACAGATTAATTGCACGCAAACGTCAATGGAGGTCTCTGATCTCAGAAGCAAATCATTCGATTGTGGAAGCATCACCCCACCCCAGACAACACCACTTACTGAATTGCAGCCTCCATCTTCACCTTCTCGAGTGGGAGTGACTGGGCATGTGCCTCTCTTAGAAAGAAGGAGAGGCCCACTGGTACGGCAAATATCTTTAAACATAGCCCCAGATAGTCATCTGTCTCCTGTACAGCCAACATCTTTCCAAAATACTGCTCTTCCCAGTGTGAATGCAGTGCCATATCAGGGGCCTCAGCTCACTAGTACATCTTTAGCTGAGTTTTCTGCAAATACTTTGCACTCTCAGACTCAGGTTAAGGATCTGCAGGCAGAAACATCAAACTCCAGCTCTACCAACATTTTTCCTGTTCAACAGCTCTGTGATATCAATTTGTTAAATCAAATCCATGCACCGCCTAGCCACCAGAGcacacagctatctctgcaaGTGTCTACGCAGGGTAGCAAGCCAgataaaaattctgttttatctgGGTCTTCTAAAAGTGAGGATTGCTTTGCTCCCAAATACCAATTGCATTGTCAGGTTTTCACTTCAGGCCCATCTTGCTCTTCTAATCCTGTGCATTCTTTGCCAAATCAAGTTATTTCAGATCCAGTTGGAACAGATCATTGTGTGACATCAGCAACGTTACCAACCAAATTAATTGATAGCATGTCTAATTCGCATCCTCTGCTACCACCAGAGCTCAGGCCCCTTGGAAGTCAGGTGCAGAAGGTGCCATCATCATTCATGCTGCCCATACGCCTGCAGAGTAATGTTCCTGCTTACTGTTTTGCTACACTCACATCCCTGCCACAAATACTAGTGACCCAAGATCTGCCCAATCAGCCAATTTGCCAGACTAATCATAGTGTAGTGCCAATCAGTGAAGAACAAAATTCTGTGCCAACATTACAAAAAGGTCATCAGAATGCTTTGCCAAACCCAGAGAAGGAATTTCtatgtgaaaatgttttttcagagatgggcCAAAATTATTCTCTATCAGAATCCTTGCCCATAACTCAGAAAATATCTGTTGGTCGACTTTCCCCTCAACAAGAATCTTCAGCTTCGAGTAAAAGGATGCTTTCCCCAGCAAATAGTTTAGACATTGCCATGGAAAAGCACCAGAAGCGGGCCAAAGATGAAAATGGAGCTGTTTGTGCAACAGACGTGAGACCTTTAGAGGCTTTGAGTTCGAGAGTTAATGAAGCTAGTAAACAGAAGAAGCCTATTTTAGTGAGACAGGTTTGTACTACAGAGCCCCTGGACGGTGTGATGTTGGAAAAGGATGTTTTTTCTCAACCTGAAATTAGTAATGAGGCTGTTAATTTGACAAATGTTTTACCAGCTGATAATTCATCAACAGGATGCTCTAAATTTGTCGTTATAGAACCTATAAGTGAATTGCAGGAATTTGAAAACATCAAGTCATCCACATCATTAACTCTTACAGTTCGAAGTTCACCTGTCCCTTCAGAAAATACTCATATTTCTCCTTTGAAATGTACAGACAATAACCAAGAAAGGAAGTCTCCAGGGGTTAAAAATCAGGGTGACAAAGTGAACATCCAAGAGCAAAGTCAACGGCCAGTCACTTCTCTTTCATTGTTTAACATCAAGGACACCCAGCAGCTGGCTTTCCCTAGCCTGAAAACTACAACCAACTTTACATGGTGTTATCTCTTAAGGCAGAAGTCGTTGCATTTGCCTCAGAAGGACCAGAAAACTTCAGCCTATACTGATTGGACAGTAAGCGCCAGCAATCCAAATCCACTCGGTTTGCCCACAAAAGTTGCACTTGCTCTCCTTAATTCAAAACAGAACACTGGAAAATCACTATACTGTCAAGCAATAACTACCCATTCCAAGTCAgacttattggtctattcaagcaAGTGGAAAAGCAGCTTAAGCAAggtatttgaaatataatttatcttcAGATATGGTTTGCGCAAATTTGTTTTCATGTGTCTTGatacctttaaatattttaactggaaatattttaattttgagtgACAAATTGTGCTGTAAATGTCTTATTTGAAAGACAGGGTGATATATTTACCCCAGGAGTTACATTGATAAGAGTTACCAGGAGTCCTGCAGTGATTCTATCTTGaaagattttagaaataatttaccctgagcacttttttttttctcagctaaCTATATAAGTCTTTACTTAGTAGTACAGATGATCATGGTTTTACTTTGATGTTTTACTTATattgaggttttgtttttcttgttaagTGAAAGGAAATCATGGTTATGCTTTGTTCCTCCTAATGCAGTGAAACAGGTGTAGATAATCAAAGATAGTTGCATTTCATCCTGAAATATAAGCAGAAAGCCATTTAGACTTGTCTTGAGCTTACTAGCTACATGCCCCTGTCATGCTATGTAGCTGTCTTCCAATGTAGCTGTGAGAACCATTAGCACTAGAGAGAAGTTTCACAAAATAATTCATATACTTGGTAAGTTGATTTGGTCAAGATTTATAAAGTAATTTAAGGTCATGAAACTGTAACTTGGGGTAATTTGTGGAATCAGTCTCATTAGAATTATCAgctttataaaatgggaaaaagtcATTTACTTGATTAGAATAATAGGTAAGGATATCATGTTCGACTCTGCATATTCAGAAGTATTTGGCCTCTGCAGATTCATAAGCATGCAACACAGGTTAATAAACATTTACAGATCTGTCAGTAGGAAAATACTGCAGTATCAGTATTACCATAGAATTATGAACAATTCTAAAGAAGGAAGTTTCTAACATTACTGGTAGGTGGAAGAGATAAGAATTCAGCAAACATACTCCAAAGGTGGTGATACTTTAGCTAActgttcaaatttttttttaaaaaatagggatTTTTCAGGCaaagaagaataattttttttttttttttcgagacagaatctcactctgtcacccaggctggagtgcaatggtgcgctcttggctcattgcatcctcccctcccgggttcaagcaaccctcctgtctcagcctcccaagtagctgggattacaggtgcccaccaccacgcctggctttttgtatttttggtagagacagggtttcgccatgtctggtttggccaggctggtcttgaactcctgacctcagatgattcacccatcttggcctcccaaagtgctgggattacaggtgtgagccaccgcgcccggcaagaataaaaataataatgacacgAAATGACATGGAAATGAGAATAAACTTGGTTCATTTAAAGAACTCTGAAGAATCTGGCCTGGTTAAAAAGTGTTATAAGTTGGAAACATAGGTAAAAACCAAATCATGTGTATGGTGGTGGAGAACCAATGATACTTTCTCAGTGAAGGAAAGTGCATCCAAACCACCTGTGGAATTTGTTAAGTTCTCAGGCTCTAAATCTACTAAATCTTGGAAGTTAAGACCTAATCGTTAGAATTTAAACAAAACTCCGTGTATGTTCCTGAAGTGTTTGTGAAGAAGAGAAGTGGCTCTCCTTGAGTACCAAATGCCTCGGAAGAAATGTCTGGAAATGCATATCTAGATTTGGAGCTTAGGAGAGAGCTCTGGATGGAAGTGTGTAGAGTAGAGATTCTTTTGTGTAGAGTAGAGATTCTTTAGTGCGTAGGTGTGATTAATGAGATTGCTCAGGGTATAAAGAAGAGGAGAGAGCCTAGACTGGATCCTGGGGATCACTACTATTTAAAAAGTTGAATGGTTGAAGAAAGTCCACACTCCTGTATGGAAACTGAAAGATAGAGGAAGGATAAGAATGAGCAGAAAGTGGCATCACACAAAACACAGAAGAAGATATTCAAGGAGAGTTGTTAGGTCAAATAAAGTTGAAGGCAAATGGGTATATCTGGACTGCGCAGATCACTGGAGAGTTGAGTCTATGAGCAAGTGGCTATGGAGCATGGATTACTGGGCTTTTATCCACAACTCAAATGTTAATGCTTTTATGATTCACAATGGGAAAGAACAGATAGATGCTATAAAGTAAAAGGATTTCTAGGCAAAACATGGCATTTTCAACATACAATACATAGAGTGCTCAAGCATGTAAAGACTAAGATTTTGGCATTTAGCTCATTGATAACTTTGGCAAGTAGAAGCCAGATTTAATAGTACGAAAGTGAGCAAAAGATAAAGGGGAATTTGATATTGAAAATAAAGAGGATTACTGTTAAAGGGATAAAGTCAAAGGAAGGTGTGTGCATATATTCTAAATTATGCAGAAGCCAATCTGTTTgccaggaaaagagaaggaaagcttGCATCAGtagctcttccctctgcctttttGAGGAACATGGGCCAGCAGcttttctttcctcctgcctGTGTAAGGATGGGCCTCCCAAGGTACTATTCTGAGGCCACACATACCCCTCTCCATAATGAACAGACTCTTATCTCTTAGTATTATTAAGTCATTTCAGCACCACAGCTGTCTGCTTGACAATGTAATTTCTTAAAGGAGGTTTGTATAAAAGAAGCCCTTGGTAGGAAAAGTTGTGCGTTGCGTTGGATTCAGCCAGAGGATTAGAGTTTGAGCCTTTACTTAACACTTGACCTGGGACGAGGAACTTCACCCTGAGAGCATCCTTCCTCACTGGGATATATAGTCCACCTGTGCTGCCTGCCTCACAGGGACCTGAGAGAATGGAATGGCACTATAAGTGAGACAACATACTATCAAACGGGTAGTAGCATAAAATCTTACATAAAATCATAAGGtggtattatattattatattgttcCTATAGGAAAACCACACATCGTTTATCATTTTGATTTTCACGTTCGTTACC encodes:
- the HIVEP1 gene encoding zinc finger protein 40 isoform X2 translates to MADKIEEAQKELNGAEVSKKEILQAGVKGTSESLKGVKRKKIVAENHLKKIPKSPLRNPLQAKHKQNTEESSFAVLHSASESHKKQNYIPVKNGKQFTKQNGETPGIIAEASKSEESVSPKKPLFLQHPSELRRWRSEGADPAKFSDLDEQCDSSSLSSKTRTDNSECISSHCGTTSPSYTNTAFDVLLKAMEPELSTLSQKGSPCAIKTEKLRPNKTARSPPKLKNSSMDAPNQTSQELVAESQSSCTSYTVHVSAAQKNEQGAVQSASHLYHQHEHFVPKSNQHNHQLPGCSGFTGSLTNLQNQENAKLEQVYNIAVTSSVGLTSPSSRSQVTPQNQQMDSASPLSISPANSTQSPPMPIYNSTHVASVVNQSVEQMCNLLLKDQKPKKQGKYICEYCNRACAKPSVLLKHIRSHTGERPYPCVTCGFSFKTKSNLYKHKKSHAHTIKLGLVLQPDAGGLFLSHESPKALSIHSDVEDSGESEEEGATDERQHDLGAMELQPVHIIKRMSNAETLLKSSFTPSNPENVVGDFLLQDKSAESQAVTELPKVVVHHVTVSPLRTDSPKAVDPKPELSSAQKQKDLQVTNVQPLSANMSQGGVSRLETNENSHQKGDMNPLEGKQDSHVGTVHAQLQRQQATDYSQEQQGKLLSPRSLGSTDSGYFSRSESADQTVSPPTPFARRLPSTEQDSGRSNGPSAALVTTSTPSALPTGEKALLLPGQMRPPLATKTLEERISKLISDNEALVDDKQLDSVKPRRTSLSRRGSIDSPKSYIFKDSFQFDLKPVGRRTSSSSDIPKSPFTPTEKSKQVFLLSVPSLDCLPITRSNSMPTTGYSAVPANIIPPPHPLRGSQSFDDKIGAFYDDVFVSGPNTPVPQSGHPRTLVRQAAIEDSSANESHVLGTGQSLDESHQGCHAAGEAMSVRGKALAQGPHIEKKKSHQGRGTMFECETCRNRYRKLENFENHKKFYCSELHGPKTKVAMREPEHSPVPGGPQPQILHYRVAGSSGIWEQTPQIRKRRKIKSVGDDDELQQNESGTSPKSSEGLQFQNALGCNPSLPKHNVTIRSDQQHKNIQLQNSHIHLVARGPEQTMDPKLSTIMEQQISSAAQDKIELQRHGTGISVIQHTNSLSRPNSFDKPEPFERASPVSFQELNRTGKSGSLKVIGISQEESHPSRDGSHPHQLALSDALRGELQESSRKSPSERHVLGQPSRLVRQHNIQVPEILVTEEPDRDLEAQCHDQEKSEKFSWPQRSETLSKLPTEKLPPKKKRLRLAEIEHSSTESSFDSTLSRSLSRESSLSHTSSFSASLDIEDVSKTEASPKIDFLNKAEFLMIPAGLNTLNVPGCHREMRRTASEQINCTQTSMEVSDLRSKSFDCGSITPPQTTPLTELQPPSSPSRVGVTGHVPLLERRRGPLVRQISLNIAPDSHLSPVQPTSFQNTALPSVNAVPYQGPQLTSTSLAEFSANTLHSQTQVKDLQAETSNSSSTNIFPVQQLCDINLLNQIHAPPSHQSTQLSLQVSTQGSKPDKNSVLSGSSKSEDCFAPKYQLHCQVFTSGPSCSSNPVHSLPNQVISDPVGTDHCVTSATLPTKLIDSMSNSHPLLPPELRPLGSQVQKVPSSFMLPIRLQSNVPAYCFATLTSLPQILVTQDLPNQPICQTNHSVVPISEEQNSVPTLQKGHQNALPNPEKEFLCENVFSEMGQNYSLSESLPITQKISVGRLSPQQESSASSKRMLSPANSLDIAMEKHQKRAKDENGAVCATDVRPLEALSSRVNEASKQKKPILVRQVCTTEPLDGVMLEKDVFSQPEISNEAVNLTNVLPADNSSTGCSKFVVIEPISELQEFENIKSSTSLTLTVRSSPVPSENTHISPLKCTDNNQERKSPGVKNQGDKVNIQEQSQRPVTSLSLFNIKDTQQLAFPSLKTTTNFTWCYLLRQKSLHLPQKDQKTSAYTDWTVSASNPNPLGLPTKVALALLNSKQNTGKSLYCQAITTHSKSDLLVYSSKWKSSLSKRALGNQKSTVVEFSNKDASEINSEQDKENSLIKSEPRRIKIFDGGYKSNEEYVYVRGRGRGKYICEECGIRCKKPSMLKKHIRTHTDVRPYHCTYCNFSFKTKGNLTKHMKSKAHSKKCVDLGVSVGLIDEQDTEESDEKQRFSYERSGYDLEESDGPDEDDNENEDDDEDSQAESVLSAAPSVTASPQHLPSRSSLQDPVSTDEDVRITDCFSGVHTDPMDVLPRALLTKMTVLSTAQSDYNRKTLSPGKARQRAARDENDTIPSVDTSRSPCHQMSVDYPESEEILRSSMAGKAVAITQSPSSVRLPPAAAEHSPQTAAGMPSVASPHPDPQEQKQQITLQPTPGLPSPHTHLFSHLPLHSQQQSRTPYNMVPVGGIHVVPAGLTYSTFVPLQAGPVQLTIPAVSVVHRTLGTPGNTVTEASGTTNPTGVAELSSVVPCIPIGQIRVPGLQNLSTPGLQSLPSLSMETVNIVGLANTNMAPQVHPPGLALNAVGLQVLTANPSSQSSPAPQAHIPGLQILNIALPTLIPSVSQVAVDAQGAPEMPASQSKACETQPKQTSVASANQVSRTESPQGSPTVQRENAKKVLNPPAPAGDHARLDGLSKMDTEKAALANHVKPKPELTSVQGQPASTSQPLLKAHSEVFTKPSGQQTLSPDRQVPRPTALPRRQPTVHFSDVSSDDDEDRLVIAT
- the HIVEP1 gene encoding zinc finger protein 40 isoform X4, whose translation is MEPELSTLSQKGSPCAIKTEKLRPNKTARSPPKLKNSSMDAPNQTSQELVAESQSSCTSYTVHVSAAQKNEQGAVQSASHLYHQHEHFVPKSNQHNHQLPGCSGFTGSLTNLQNQENAKLEQVYNIAVTSSVGLTSPSSRSQVTPQNQQMDSASPLSISPANSTQSPPMPIYNSTHVASVVNQSVEQMCNLLLKDQKPKKQGKYICEYCNRACAKPSVLLKHIRSHTGERPYPCVTCGFSFKTKSNLYKHKKSHAHTIKLGLVLQPDAGGLFLSHESPKALSIHSDVEDSGESEEEGATDERQHDLGAMELQPVHIIKRMSNAETLLKSSFTPSNPENVVGDFLLQDKSAESQAVTELPKVVVHHVTVSPLRTDSPKAVDPKPELSSAQKQKDLQVTNVQPLSANMSQGGVSRLETNENSHQKGDMNPLEGKQDSHVGTVHAQLQRQQATDYSQEQQGKLLSPRSLGSTDSGYFSRSESADQTVSPPTPFARRLPSTEQDSGRSNGPSAALVTTSTPSALPTGEKALLLPGQMRPPLATKTLEERISKLISDNEALVDDKQLDSVKPRRTSLSRRGSIDSPKSYIFKDSFQFDLKPVGRRTSSSSDIPKSPFTPTEKSKQVFLLSVPSLDCLPITRSNSMPTTGYSAVPANIIPPPHPLRGSQSFDDKIGAFYDDVFVSGPNTPVPQSGHPRTLVRQAAIEDSSANESHVLGTGQSLDESHQGCHAAGEAMSVRGKALAQGPHIEKKKSHQGRGTMFECETCRNRYRKLENFENHKKFYCSELHGPKTKVAMREPEHSPVPGGPQPQILHYRVAGSSGIWEQTPQIRKRRKIKSVGDDDELQQNESGTSPKSSEGLQFQNALGCNPSLPKHNVTIRSDQQHKNIQLQNSHIHLVARGPEQTMDPKLSTIMEQQISSAAQDKIELQRHGTGISVIQHTNSLSRPNSFDKPEPFERASPVSFQELNRTGKSGSLKVIGISQEESHPSRDGSHPHQLALSDALRGELQESSRKSPSERHVLGQPSRLVRQHNIQVPEILVTEEPDRDLEAQCHDQEKSEKFSWPQRSETLSKLPTEKLPPKKKRLRLAEIEHSSTESSFDSTLSRSLSRESSLSHTSSFSASLDIEDVSKTEASPKIDFLNKAEFLMIPAGLNTLNVPGCHREMRRTASEQINCTQTSMEVSDLRSKSFDCGSITPPQTTPLTELQPPSSPSRVGVTGHVPLLERRRGPLVRQISLNIAPDSHLSPVQPTSFQNTALPSVNAVPYQGPQLTSTSLAEFSANTLHSQTQVKDLQAETSNSSSTNIFPVQQLCDINLLNQIHAPPSHQSTQLSLQVSTQGSKPDKNSVLSGSSKSEDCFAPKYQLHCQVFTSGPSCSSNPVHSLPNQVISDPVGTDHCVTSATLPTKLIDSMSNSHPLLPPELRPLGSQVQKVPSSFMLPIRLQSNVPAYCFATLTSLPQILVTQDLPNQPICQTNHSVVPISEEQNSVPTLQKGHQNALPNPEKEFLCENVFSEMGQNYSLSESLPITQKISVGRLSPQQESSASSKRMLSPANSLDIAMEKHQKRAKDENGAVCATDVRPLEALSSRVNEASKQKKPILVRQVCTTEPLDGVMLEKDVFSQPEISNEAVNLTNVLPADNSSTGCSKFVVIEPISELQEFENIKSSTSLTLTVRSSPVPSENTHISPLKCTDNNQERKSPGVKNQGDKVNIQEQSQRPVTSLSLFNIKDTQQLAFPSLKTTTNFTWCYLLRQKSLHLPQKDQKTSAYTDWTVSASNPNPLGLPTKVALALLNSKQNTGKSLYCQAITTHSKSDLLVYSSKWKSSLSKRALGNQKSTVVEFSNKDASEINSEQDKENSLIKSEPRRIKIFDGGYKSNEEYVYVRGRGRGKYICEECGIRCKKPSMLKKHIRTHTDVRPYHCTYCNFSFKTKGNLTKHMKSKAHSKKCVDLGVSVGLIDEQDTEESDEKQRFSYERSGYDLEESDGPDEDDNENEDDDEDSQAESVLSAAPSVTASPQHLPSRSSLQDPVSTDEDVRITDCFSGVHTDPMDVLPRALLTKMTVLSTAQSDYNRKTLSPGKARQRAARDENDTIPSVDTSRSPCHQMSVDYPESEEILRSSMAGKAVAITQSPSSVRLPPAAAEHSPQTAAGMPSVASPHPDPQEQKQQITLQPTPGLPSPHTHLFSHLPLHSQQQSRTPYNMVPVGGIHVVPAGLTYSTFVPLQAGPVQLTIPAVSVVHRTLGTPGNTVTEASGTTNPTGVAELSSVVPCIPIGQIRVPGLQNLSTPGLQSLPSLSMETVNIVGLANTNMAPQVHPPGLALNAVGLQVLTANPSSQSSPAPQAHIPGLQILNIALPTLIPSVSQVAVDAQGAPEMPASQSKACETQPKQTSVASANQVSRTESPQGSPTVQRENAKKVLNPPAPAGDHARLDGLSKMDTEKAALANHVKPKPELTSVQGQPASTSQPLLKAHSEVFTKPSGQQTLSPDRQVPRPTALPRRQPTVHFSDVSSDDDEDRLVIAT